ccaaacaaaaagtgacacctttctgtatttaacatttcatttttgggaATAAAACTCTATTCTGACAGGGTGAAGAGGCCAGAAGAAAAATCAGTGCAGTGGCGTACTTAGAGTGCTCTGCCAAATGCAATGAAAATGTGGATGATGTATTCAGAGAAGCAACAAAACAAGCGCTAATGGTGAAGAGAGTGAAGGCCAGAGTCACAAAGAGTGGGAGTCCATGTGCCTTATTGTGATGCAGCTCATGACTTTGACTGACTGGTAGTGTGAGCTGCACTCAAACTCCATGTCCATGTGTTTCCTGTGGAGTTTTCCTTTCATTGTCCTAATTTGAGATGCACTTCATGTAAGATTATAGTGTGTACTACTGTCTGTATTTCCTGGCATTTTACACTAATAAAAGCTGACAACACATCTCACAAatcatgaatttttttttttttattctcaaactcgcaacaaaaaaatactgacTCTTTTCGTGAGTCACTAACAACACATAAGCAAAACTTACAGTACAGTATTTACTGAAAATTCACTTTAAAGCTCTGCATAGATAAAAGCATTGCAACCTCTCTATATACAGTAACATATActtggttaaataaataaaccacaaCAATTAACCAAAGCAACATGCCTTCACttgctctgttgtgtttttaaaaaaggcacatGTGGTACTTCCCATCAGAGTTGTCTCAGCGAGTACATAGTTTACATGAATTAACCTACTTTCATTTAATTGACGCTGCAATAATGACACAGTAATACCTTGAAATAAGCATTCAGTTAattcaaagtcactttataaaaatgccaaatattgacCAAAAGTTGACCAAATTCAGGGATATAATGCATAATGTTGTAATAACACTATTATGTACCAATGTTACAGTATAGTcaataaagaaaatgacaaatccCAAGTAAAATTATTAAGCAATGTGCCACAggacaatgaaaacacaaccCATATCCACACTTTAAAAAAGCTGTAACCTAATGTGTGAACATGCTCGAGCTTGTAAACTATGAAAagtacaaaacatacaaacttACAAACATTTCCAACGTGTTCATGCTTTGTAGCAATACAGTCGGCACTTCTTTTGTAAATCAGTAACCATTTTACAGGGTATACAGTATTTCTTAACTTCAAACGTGAGGTGaaattgaaaacattttgaaattatCTACGTGGGATTCATTTAAGACTCCTTTTAAGGAGGAAAAATGAGTCttgaaaacagacacagactCAACATGCTGCCTTAATTACTTGCATTTGGATTCCCAGCAAACCCTCCCTATAGAAACATGTGTACTACATTAACACATTTTGATTTAAAGCACTCCTGTCCAGCATTTACTTTAAAGTGCTCTGTTGCCTCAGATTGCGCACAAATACTGAtttaagatttttaaatgttttagctaaaaaaaactaatgtttccTGTGCATACTTATTATTAGTATTCAAAAGATCTTTGGCATATTTGGCTGAACTTAAACCAATTGGTAACTATGTTTAAACAAAAAGTACACATAAACCAAGCCTAATTTAGCACCAGGCAAATgagaaaaattcaaataaaacataataaagccAAGGTGGATGCTACTGTAGGGGCATATTATAAAATATACCTCCGTCAGCAGCACAGAAGAAAGTGTAAACAGTTTACATGGAACACCGCAGAGGACGGAACAAGTGATAAGCTTTACCACAGAAAAAATGAAGTTCTGTCCACATTCAAACATTTCCATTGGATTGATCTGATGTCTATCCTCCTCTTATGGACAATTTTACAAGACATGtttgatattattttttactgtcatttacaCCTAAACAGCAGCTTATTATCCTCTCCTATGTGGTAGATTTGTCTCTAAAACCAGTATTTGCCTTAAAAAATGGATAGTCAAAGTATCCGTAAGAGCCCATGTGAAGTCACCTTGAAATTTCAACCCTAGAATACATTATGTTATGACGAAGATATGTTCTTATCCAAGTCACAAAAAAGTGCAGCCGAGAGCAAATCTTTTTGCCTGACAGGAAAACTAATGCATAACTTGTAGAAGTTTGACAACGTGTATAATCTAAAAGTGGACTCGGTATCATGCAACACTCAACACACAAAGCTTGCAACTTCAAAGGTAACGCATCTGAGCACATTTCAtagacataaaaaataaaggttttatatAAGATTTCCCAATGGAAGCAGTGCTGAATGTCTCTGCTACTGGATATAATCAGGGAAAGTGGACGGCGGCCTTCAGGTCGTCATTCTCTGCCCGATGGTCAAGCTGGTTCTGGAGCCGAATGACCTGCTCCAGCTCTCTGATCTGCCGGTCCGTTTTATGACTGACGAGCGTGCGGTAAAAGTGGACGGCAAACACGATAAAAACTATTCCAAATGGCACCATAATGCACGTGGATGCTATGGCTGCAGCCTCGCCAGGACTTATGCTGCCGTCTCCCGTGGTGCTTTTGAGGGGTAAGAACTTCACCCAACACAAGAGCATCACCTCAGTCAGGAAGAGGAGGGTGCCGATGACGGTGGAGAAAGCCCAGGCCAGCTCTATGTGGCGGTGCATGCGCTCATGGGGAGACTCGTTGACAGAGTTGAGGTTGTGAACGTTGCTGACGGCCTCTAGATTAGGGAGGATACATGTGCTGATCATGAGAGCAAAGAGGTGCACTGCAACCAGGACTGTGGTACAAGCACTGAAGGCAATCAGCAGCCCCGGAGGATACTTATGATCTGGCTCCAGCTGCACCTCCACCATGGCAACCTGGGAAATCAGACAGGAAAACAATTAATATTTGCAACACTGTTTATCTGTATGTATAAGCTGTTATTACTGGATGCACCAATCTGACATGATGCATCAGTATCAGCGCTGAAAGAGAAGTGGGCAGCTGCAAGTTTTTTCATCTGTGTTATTATGCATGTTCTGTTGCTCGTCTGCCAAATCAGTTTTTAGCAGCAGCATCCAAGTGCAGTAAGCAGAATCTGCTACAGCTCCTCAATGAGTTCCTCACAGTGAGTTTAAGTGAAAAACAGAGCAGTGGCATATGACTGGTACTGAACTGAAGTACTAGAATGTAAATCATGAGACAAAGTCATACGTTTCATTGTGTTTCAGAGGTTCTGGAATTAAAAATGGTACTTAGTATGGCTGTCACAATCAGGACATGTTAGTCTGAGATAAACTGTCCTACAAATAATTGCAActacagtggtccctcgccatATCAGGGCTCACTTTTCAATGTCTCACTGTATCACGGATTCTTAAATTCCACTTGGTATCGCAAATTTTCCACTGTATCGCGAATTTTGTTGTATATAGGTATTTTTAAATACTTCTTATTGTAGCAAGCTGTTGAAAAACAACACTGGATAAAGGATATCTACCTTTCATGTACTAtgcaactggcagatgcttttattttgacacacagaaAGCAGCAGACCTGAAactgtggcaggaagtcatcaaacacactacacttcacactcacggtcctgacaacacaacacttaaccaaactaaaTAGGCtgacaaaactacagaaacacaaacactaataacactggaacactaacataaaccccaataatgacatttaaacccccaacaccctgaactcccatggtgcattgcagcacaacagttcagtcatagcaaCCAGCTCT
Above is a genomic segment from Amphiprion ocellaris isolate individual 3 ecotype Okinawa chromosome 6, ASM2253959v1, whole genome shotgun sequence containing:
- the LOC111581374 gene encoding calcium release-activated calcium channel protein 1-like, whose translation is MSLNEHSLQALSWRKLYLSRAKLKATSRTSALLSGFAMVAMVEVQLEPDHKYPPGLLIAFSACTTVLVAVHLFALMISTCILPNLEAVSNVHNLNSVNESPHERMHRHIELAWAFSTVIGTLLFLTEVMLLCWVKFLPLKSTTGDGSISPGEAAAIASTCIMVPFGIVFIVFAVHFYRTLVSHKTDRQIRELEQVIRLQNQLDHRAENDDLKAAVHFP